The Nocardioides sp. S5 genome includes a window with the following:
- the mobF gene encoding MobF family relaxase, translating into MTVSMRRMSAGSGYQYLLRSVAAGDGTRSLTTPLTRYHSEVGTPPGRWLGSGVVAFGASQLRPGMQVTEEQLALLVGMGRDPITGGQLGKAYPSYKRLSDRIEERVAALDPEMTQEDYAAETTRIEAEETRAGMRRAVAGFDLTFSVPKSVSVLWGVADAITQERIVAAHHAAVSDVIALFEREVAATRAGISDADGAVAQVDVAGVAAVAYDHFDSRAGDPQLHTHVVIANKVLTVMDSRWRSLDGRPVFASRTGLSAYYDALLADRLSRGLGIEWELRQRGPDRNPRWEIAGVTDQLITEFSSRTREIELEKDELIAEYVARHGRMPSARTIVELRAQATLATRPPKEIRSLADLTAGWRRRAAERLGTEPTGWSQSVIGREGDLLTAEDVPLAAIDAIGAQVVAAVSVKRAVWTHWNLMAEAAKQTMDLRFATTEDREAVVGLIVDAAQERSVALTPPELALSPARFQREDGTSRFRPRHSEKYSSIAVLNAEARLLARAEKVAAPTVSGGVAGRAGGRGTVSLTGQQRRAVERICRSGRQIDLLVGPAGAGKTTTMRALRTAWISKHGRGSVVGLAPSAAAAQALADDLGVACENTAKWLHESDQGRTELRRGQLVIVDEATLADTMTLDRLTGIAACAGAKVLLVGDPHQLQSVDAGGAFALLVDRRADAPELNEIHRFANEWEREASLALSRGDVQVISAYARHKRIREGLTDEMVDAAYVAWRADCAAGRASIFVTESVRDVRALNERARAERLLMDGAVDHREAQLVDGCRASVGDVVITRQNDRRIRTTRGGWVKNGDRWLVTDIRRDGSVVVKRLRGDGRRTVLPPEYVAENLDLGYAVTAHRAQGVTVDTAHVVVTASTTRENLYVSMTRGRESNIAYVALDQPDDSHSTPEADDVTARTVLYGVLQHSGADISATQTIEAEYELHGGVDRLAAELETIAADAQHDRFVGLLSRSGLTAEQQAAVVGSTAFGPLAAALRRAEAYHHDLERLLPQVVGRHGLDDADDIAAVLRYRVDKLAATPPRGCRVRPRLIAGLFPEPLGPMSAEDRQAIDERKELIESRARNLLDVGIRGGTAWTRRLGEPPQDPAKCEQWVRAATSIAAYRDRYKVISDLPLAGSAANNAQRADRQRVLMALREAAALSRPSRTESRVVGAQLQAVSAP; encoded by the coding sequence GTGACGGTCTCGATGCGCCGGATGTCGGCAGGCAGCGGATATCAATACCTGCTGCGCAGCGTCGCGGCGGGCGATGGCACGCGGTCCCTAACGACGCCGTTGACGCGCTACCACTCCGAGGTCGGTACGCCGCCCGGGCGCTGGCTCGGTTCCGGCGTGGTCGCATTCGGGGCCAGCCAACTCCGGCCCGGCATGCAGGTGACCGAGGAGCAACTCGCCCTGCTCGTCGGCATGGGCCGAGACCCCATCACCGGAGGGCAACTGGGCAAGGCCTATCCGTCGTACAAGCGGCTGTCGGACCGCATTGAGGAGCGCGTCGCCGCGCTCGACCCGGAGATGACCCAGGAGGACTACGCGGCCGAAACGACACGGATCGAGGCAGAGGAGACCCGCGCTGGTATGCGACGAGCGGTCGCCGGATTCGACCTCACGTTCAGCGTCCCGAAGTCGGTCTCTGTCCTCTGGGGTGTCGCAGACGCAATCACCCAGGAACGGATCGTCGCCGCCCATCACGCCGCGGTGTCAGACGTCATTGCGCTCTTTGAACGAGAGGTTGCCGCCACCCGTGCGGGCATCTCCGATGCCGACGGCGCCGTCGCCCAGGTCGACGTGGCTGGCGTCGCCGCCGTCGCCTACGACCACTTCGACTCGAGGGCCGGCGACCCGCAGCTCCACACCCATGTCGTCATCGCCAACAAGGTCCTCACCGTCATGGACAGCCGCTGGCGCAGCCTCGACGGACGCCCTGTCTTCGCCTCACGTACAGGCCTGTCCGCCTATTACGACGCCCTCCTTGCCGACCGGCTGTCGCGCGGCCTCGGCATCGAATGGGAGCTGCGGCAGCGCGGTCCCGACCGAAATCCCCGCTGGGAGATAGCAGGTGTCACCGACCAGTTGATCACCGAGTTCTCCAGCCGCACCCGCGAGATCGAGCTCGAGAAGGACGAACTCATCGCGGAGTACGTCGCACGGCACGGGCGGATGCCATCAGCCAGGACCATTGTCGAACTTCGGGCCCAGGCGACGCTGGCCACGCGCCCGCCGAAGGAGATCCGGTCGCTCGCCGATCTCACCGCGGGTTGGCGGCGAAGGGCCGCCGAGCGGTTGGGGACCGAGCCCACCGGGTGGTCGCAGTCGGTGATCGGTCGAGAGGGCGACCTCCTGACAGCGGAGGACGTGCCGCTGGCTGCGATCGATGCGATCGGTGCCCAGGTGGTCGCGGCGGTCTCGGTGAAGCGGGCCGTGTGGACGCACTGGAACCTGATGGCCGAGGCGGCGAAGCAGACGATGGATCTGAGGTTCGCGACGACCGAAGACCGCGAGGCCGTCGTCGGCCTCATCGTCGACGCGGCCCAGGAACGCTCCGTAGCCCTGACGCCGCCCGAGCTTGCCCTTAGCCCGGCTCGGTTCCAGCGCGAGGACGGCACGAGCCGGTTCCGCCCGCGGCACAGTGAGAAGTACTCCTCGATCGCAGTGCTCAACGCCGAAGCGCGACTGTTGGCACGCGCCGAGAAGGTGGCCGCGCCAACGGTGTCAGGCGGGGTTGCAGGGCGTGCAGGTGGCCGTGGCACGGTCTCACTGACCGGTCAGCAGCGGCGTGCTGTGGAGCGCATCTGTCGCTCAGGGCGCCAGATTGACCTTCTCGTCGGGCCTGCCGGCGCTGGCAAGACCACCACGATGAGAGCGCTCCGCACGGCCTGGATCAGCAAACACGGGCGGGGGAGTGTCGTCGGTCTGGCGCCGTCCGCCGCTGCAGCCCAGGCGCTGGCCGACGACCTCGGCGTCGCGTGCGAGAACACGGCGAAGTGGCTCCACGAATCCGACCAGGGCCGGACCGAACTGCGGCGTGGCCAACTGGTGATCGTCGACGAGGCGACTCTCGCCGACACGATGACCCTGGATCGGCTCACGGGGATCGCCGCTTGTGCGGGCGCCAAGGTCCTGCTGGTCGGCGATCCCCACCAGCTTCAGTCCGTCGATGCCGGCGGCGCCTTCGCGCTCCTCGTCGACCGGCGCGCGGACGCGCCGGAGTTGAATGAGATCCACCGGTTCGCCAACGAGTGGGAGAGGGAGGCCTCCCTTGCGCTGAGTCGCGGAGACGTCCAGGTTATCTCGGCGTACGCCCGTCACAAGCGGATCCGCGAGGGCCTCACGGACGAGATGGTCGACGCGGCTTACGTCGCTTGGCGCGCCGACTGCGCGGCCGGGCGCGCCAGCATCTTCGTAACCGAGTCGGTTCGGGACGTCCGCGCGCTCAACGAACGCGCCCGGGCCGAGCGGCTGCTTATGGACGGCGCCGTCGATCACCGCGAGGCACAACTGGTCGACGGCTGCCGAGCGTCGGTCGGAGACGTCGTGATCACGCGTCAGAACGACCGCCGCATCCGGACCACGCGTGGCGGGTGGGTGAAGAACGGCGACCGTTGGCTGGTCACCGACATCCGGCGAGACGGGTCTGTCGTAGTCAAGCGCCTCCGAGGCGACGGCCGGCGAACGGTCCTGCCGCCGGAGTACGTCGCCGAGAACCTCGATCTCGGCTACGCCGTCACCGCACATCGAGCACAAGGCGTCACCGTCGACACTGCACATGTCGTCGTGACCGCATCTACGACCCGAGAGAACCTGTACGTCTCGATGACCCGCGGCCGCGAGTCCAACATCGCGTATGTCGCTCTCGACCAGCCCGACGACAGCCATTCCACGCCGGAGGCGGACGACGTCACAGCCAGGACGGTCCTGTACGGCGTCCTCCAGCACAGCGGCGCCGACATCTCGGCGACGCAGACCATCGAGGCCGAGTACGAACTCCACGGCGGCGTCGACCGGCTTGCAGCCGAACTCGAGACGATCGCCGCCGACGCCCAGCACGACCGCTTCGTCGGCCTCCTCAGCCGCTCCGGGCTGACCGCCGAGCAGCAGGCCGCGGTCGTCGGGTCGACGGCCTTCGGCCCGCTCGCTGCGGCACTTCGTCGCGCCGAGGCATACCACCACGATCTCGAACGTCTTCTGCCTCAAGTCGTTGGGCGACACGGTCTCGACGACGCCGACGACATCGCCGCGGTTCTGCGCTACCGGGTCGACAAACTCGCAGCGACTCCGCCGCGTGGTTGCCGCGTCCGTCCGCGGCTTATCGCGGGCCTGTTCCCCGAACCACTCGGCCCGATGTCAGCCGAGGACCGACAAGCGATCGACGAACGGAAGGAGTTGATCGAGTCGCGTGCACGGAATCTCCTCGATGTCGGCATCAGAGGCGGCACCGCTTGGACGCGTCGGCTCGGCGAACCTCCGCAGGATCCCGCCAAGTGCGAGCAATGGGTCCGAGCTGCGACGTCGATCGCCGCATACCGGGATCGCTACAAGGTCATCAGCGATCTGCCGCTGGCCGGCAGCGCGGCAAACAACGCCCAGCGTGCCGACCGTCAGCGCGTGCTGATGGCGCTGCGGGAAGCTGCCGCACTGTCGCGCCCCAGCCGCACCGAATCCCGCGTCGTCGGAGCCCAACTCCAGGCCGTCTCGGCTCCATAG
- the dpdE gene encoding protein DpdE has product MRVGGSIGSLVTFEGAPGIGRVTAVEGGAACVTFFESPVEVEVELAWVDLGLLRGVTLDEQTRVFVPTVDGRWRAGRVVGGRAPEYFVRFPNVHYDVEVPEASLRVRWDRPTKDPVQVLLAGANETPRFRDARQPVRNLLLAERAASMSATGLASAGVGIHEHQVNAALRIINDPIQRYLLADEVGMGKTIQAGFVVRQLLIDDPSRRVGFIVPEALREQWQAELLDKFYLDDFARSDGRLPFAIRGHHEVDEWNKFQSADLLVIDEAHQLARAESPDDQPYRQLTAVAHAVPRLLLLSATPFSQRTTSHLALLHLLDPALFKWSELDGFERLLGTRRELAMAVFGLDEEPDPENPELLAYQFDALRRLLPADELLSAGMATAMAAFGESDIADPIDLKRAVAAVRAHVSETYRLHHRVIRNRRHVVEQQRLDDEGNMAPFEFTGRERPKVIRLDSAEGDAAVHAVETWLRMISADVADREMDPAPYARAASVLVSRLGAGTRDDVVAALEARLLRSSAPGVTEPELQRLTEAEVRPFEQRVLEDLQEASERDGSDELAGAIVKRVKPGQRAVVFCGPGALAGQVAAALRALSAPLGPVHEHLVSSVTGSRQDAVLAWREKGGVLVADQSGDVGRNFQQAEIVIHARLPWGPNEFEQRIGRVDRYGSGRPAAQYVVSDLDPDGLHTTWLRVLGTGFGIFEESISAMQEIADSLADAFWNNLLVEGRDYALDKMADIGAALAAERRRINELDALESSYGGGEGEALAKNISSFDSRHEQIERAYLKLITGAEGFMLSNRRQSDGSIRFDRDPHQAPLVSPRLLARVVTRPESRTGYFDRWQLTAGRRMFRRGNPFIDGIESVLAIDDRGQASAQWRLDHGWPHDPLVYFGYDFLIEANLAPVLDAIGQGQDGLAVARRRGDVALAPVFRRIWIAVNDMAPVEDDGVIAYLNQPVMKGRDVNLNASRIAALHGVLGGDGVLQTVGPEGYAIARDHLGRKADLARVTKRAAATVSERTDLLVAQTKARQVAAGMVADPGAWSREIAIGRALEDGVSAPSVRMTAVTCLVRSAQSWSEYV; this is encoded by the coding sequence ATGCGGGTGGGTGGCAGCATCGGCTCGCTCGTGACGTTCGAGGGCGCCCCCGGCATTGGTCGCGTCACGGCCGTCGAGGGTGGCGCTGCATGCGTCACGTTCTTCGAATCGCCCGTCGAGGTCGAAGTAGAATTGGCTTGGGTCGACCTTGGTCTTCTGCGCGGAGTGACTCTCGACGAACAGACGCGTGTCTTCGTGCCGACGGTCGATGGCCGCTGGCGTGCCGGTCGGGTCGTGGGTGGGCGCGCGCCTGAGTATTTTGTCCGGTTCCCCAACGTCCACTACGACGTCGAGGTTCCCGAGGCGAGTCTTCGAGTCCGCTGGGACCGACCCACGAAAGACCCTGTCCAGGTGTTGCTGGCCGGCGCCAATGAGACTCCGCGATTTCGGGACGCGCGCCAGCCTGTCCGCAATCTCCTGCTGGCCGAGCGGGCGGCGTCGATGTCCGCAACCGGACTCGCCTCGGCTGGTGTCGGCATCCACGAGCACCAAGTGAACGCGGCCCTCCGCATCATCAATGACCCGATTCAGAGGTACCTTCTCGCCGATGAGGTCGGGATGGGCAAGACGATTCAGGCCGGCTTCGTTGTTCGGCAGTTGCTGATCGATGACCCATCCCGTCGCGTCGGTTTCATCGTTCCAGAAGCACTTCGCGAGCAATGGCAAGCCGAACTGTTGGACAAGTTCTACCTCGATGACTTCGCGAGATCGGATGGCCGACTTCCCTTCGCCATTCGCGGCCATCACGAGGTCGATGAGTGGAACAAGTTTCAGAGCGCTGACCTGCTTGTGATTGACGAGGCGCATCAGTTGGCCCGTGCCGAGTCCCCAGACGACCAGCCATACCGCCAACTGACAGCGGTCGCCCACGCGGTTCCACGCCTCCTCCTGCTCTCCGCGACCCCGTTCTCCCAGAGGACGACGAGTCACCTCGCGTTGCTGCATTTGCTGGATCCGGCACTCTTCAAGTGGAGCGAGTTGGACGGCTTTGAACGCCTCCTCGGAACGCGCCGAGAGCTCGCTATGGCCGTGTTCGGACTCGACGAAGAGCCTGATCCGGAGAACCCCGAGCTGCTGGCGTATCAGTTCGATGCCCTTCGTCGGTTGCTGCCCGCAGACGAACTCCTGTCGGCTGGGATGGCCACGGCGATGGCGGCCTTCGGAGAGAGCGACATCGCCGACCCGATCGATCTGAAGCGTGCCGTCGCAGCGGTACGTGCGCACGTGTCGGAGACCTATCGCTTGCATCACCGGGTCATTCGAAACCGGCGCCACGTCGTGGAGCAACAGAGGCTCGACGACGAGGGCAACATGGCCCCGTTCGAGTTCACGGGTCGCGAACGTCCAAAGGTCATCCGGCTGGATTCCGCTGAAGGTGACGCGGCGGTCCATGCGGTCGAGACGTGGCTTCGGATGATCAGTGCCGATGTCGCGGATCGCGAGATGGACCCCGCACCGTACGCCCGGGCCGCAAGCGTGCTCGTCTCTCGTTTGGGCGCAGGGACCCGTGACGATGTCGTTGCGGCGCTTGAAGCGCGACTTCTTCGGTCGAGCGCACCCGGCGTGACAGAGCCAGAGCTTCAGCGCCTGACCGAAGCTGAGGTACGTCCGTTCGAGCAGCGCGTCCTAGAAGACCTCCAAGAGGCCTCTGAGCGCGACGGTAGTGATGAACTCGCCGGTGCAATTGTCAAGCGCGTCAAGCCGGGTCAGCGTGCCGTGGTGTTCTGTGGTCCGGGTGCGCTTGCGGGTCAAGTAGCAGCGGCGTTGCGCGCCCTGTCTGCTCCGCTCGGCCCAGTGCATGAACATCTAGTCAGTTCCGTGACTGGTTCCCGCCAGGATGCTGTGCTGGCGTGGCGTGAGAAGGGTGGAGTCCTCGTCGCTGATCAGAGCGGCGATGTGGGTCGCAATTTTCAGCAAGCCGAGATCGTGATTCACGCTCGTTTGCCCTGGGGGCCGAACGAATTCGAGCAGCGGATTGGTCGCGTCGACCGTTACGGCAGTGGGCGACCCGCGGCGCAGTACGTCGTATCTGACCTTGACCCGGATGGTCTCCACACCACGTGGTTGCGAGTTCTCGGGACTGGCTTTGGTATCTTCGAAGAGTCGATCTCGGCCATGCAGGAGATCGCCGACAGCCTCGCAGATGCGTTTTGGAACAACCTGCTCGTGGAGGGACGTGACTATGCCCTCGACAAGATGGCTGACATCGGGGCAGCTCTAGCTGCTGAACGCCGACGGATCAACGAACTCGATGCCCTCGAGTCGAGTTACGGAGGGGGAGAGGGTGAGGCCCTTGCCAAGAACATCTCGTCCTTCGACTCACGGCACGAGCAGATCGAGCGGGCCTACCTGAAACTCATCACCGGCGCCGAAGGCTTCATGCTGTCGAATAGACGCCAGAGCGACGGAAGCATTCGGTTCGATCGCGATCCGCATCAGGCGCCACTGGTCAGCCCGCGATTGCTCGCCCGAGTCGTCACGCGACCAGAATCGCGTACCGGGTACTTCGATCGATGGCAGTTGACTGCCGGCCGTCGAATGTTCCGACGTGGCAACCCGTTTATCGACGGAATCGAGTCCGTTCTGGCGATTGACGACCGTGGTCAGGCCAGCGCTCAGTGGCGACTTGATCATGGCTGGCCGCATGACCCACTCGTGTACTTTGGATACGACTTTCTCATCGAAGCGAATCTCGCCCCAGTCCTGGACGCGATCGGCCAAGGGCAAGACGGACTTGCGGTCGCTAGGCGTCGCGGAGATGTCGCGCTGGCTCCTGTGTTCCGGAGGATCTGGATCGCCGTCAATGACATGGCCCCGGTGGAGGACGACGGGGTCATTGCGTATCTCAATCAGCCCGTGATGAAGGGCCGCGACGTCAACCTGAATGCATCCAGGATTGCCGCCTTGCATGGAGTTCTTGGGGGCGACGGAGTTCTCCAGACAGTCGGACCCGAGGGGTATGCGATCGCGCGCGATCACCTGGGCAGAAAGGCAGACCTAGCTCGGGTGACAAAGCGGGCCGCAGCGACCGTTTCAGAGAGGACGGACTTGCTCGTCGCCCAGACGAAGGCTCGACAAGTGGCCGCCGGGATGGTCGCCGATCCGGGCGCCTGGAGCCGTGAAATCGCGATTGGCCGTGCTTTGGAGGACGGCGTCTCCGCACCAAGCGTCCGCATGACGGCGGTGACGTGCTTGGTGCGCTCGGCCCAGTCGTGGAGCGAGTATGTCTAG
- the dpdF gene encoding protein DpdF, protein MSRDDLGAAAIALGVWPNAPYIDDEPRIISDACSRLLDALAALTSGAAGWRDVATLVRQVLVTAAATYGSRPSLIVPVGDVWPTAEQWRELNCVPSSLADGRFSIRALNWAPDPPTAGDAESVAQEQVLAAFRDADPVFASVRADPFWPKAHGADFKVYRGETQRQAARAAVLSRDETLMVALPTGRGKTAVAWSKTMLSASGVTVVVVPTIVLALDLERRTQELARTRNLNLSPLNRFAYVGSLDSTTKESLRAAIRAGTQRLLYTSPEAFVSGLAPAILDCASRGLLQQIVIDEAHLIDQWGTDFRPEFQTMPGLVAEARDLAPEGSRPSVLLLSATLGQRSVDVLQRLFGTEDSEFVWGTELRAEPAIFVDRADTEATRRRAILNAVDALPKPLILYTTRVRDAQEWVTLLKAAGYRRVAGITGASTEHERAEVVESVRGVRYDGRRTATTVDVVVGTSAFGLGLDLPNVRSVLHACVPETIDRYYQEVGRGGRDGRPTVAYLCEAPGDRDVAKRLNSAVLIGDEKGWSRWQDLLRQGKNVSGLRYRVNRSVVPAYLPEGFNESAQWNVRTLTLMAQAGAIRFQVPRWNDGGIDGETDRDTFYESVQDLLEFELTNGELLNHSGWTGATERLRSELRSSQELALRAMLDVVDGHRCVGRILASHYRVRYRGGLLSTAPRCRGCPHCRTNPDTAPGLNAPEPSPTLPRVGTPTDPLQAWRGGSPSAFVWYGAGERPDAILTRLAQRGLRLFAGLSIQEADALQRSVPTCPVILDDPESVVPLMLSHPDPLVVAVADGTVPLDLRERLDLGLVTYVVGPQSTMSDVKPGWTLADTADVSIRASALMTEL, encoded by the coding sequence ATGTCTAGAGACGATCTCGGCGCCGCCGCGATTGCCCTCGGCGTCTGGCCGAATGCTCCGTACATCGACGATGAGCCCAGAATCATCTCCGATGCGTGCAGTCGCCTGCTCGACGCGCTGGCAGCCCTAACGAGTGGTGCCGCAGGCTGGCGCGATGTCGCAACGTTGGTACGGCAGGTTCTCGTGACCGCGGCGGCCACGTACGGGTCGCGTCCATCACTGATCGTGCCTGTCGGTGATGTCTGGCCTACAGCGGAACAGTGGCGCGAGCTGAACTGCGTTCCAAGTAGCCTTGCCGACGGGCGCTTCAGCATCCGCGCCCTCAACTGGGCGCCGGATCCTCCGACCGCCGGCGACGCAGAGTCAGTCGCCCAGGAGCAGGTTCTCGCAGCCTTTCGTGATGCAGACCCGGTTTTTGCATCGGTCCGAGCTGACCCGTTCTGGCCAAAGGCCCACGGCGCGGACTTCAAGGTCTACCGCGGGGAGACTCAGCGTCAAGCCGCGCGCGCAGCGGTGCTGAGCCGTGACGAAACACTGATGGTTGCCCTACCGACAGGACGTGGCAAGACTGCCGTGGCTTGGTCCAAGACGATGCTCAGCGCCTCTGGCGTCACAGTGGTCGTTGTACCGACGATTGTGCTTGCCCTGGACTTGGAACGACGCACCCAGGAGTTGGCGCGAACTCGCAACCTCAACTTGAGCCCACTCAATCGTTTTGCCTACGTCGGCTCGCTAGATTCGACAACCAAAGAATCGCTTCGTGCTGCCATTCGTGCGGGCACCCAACGACTCCTCTACACAAGCCCGGAAGCCTTCGTGAGTGGGCTCGCTCCGGCGATTCTCGACTGCGCAAGCAGAGGGCTACTCCAGCAGATCGTCATCGACGAAGCTCATCTGATCGACCAGTGGGGCACGGACTTTCGTCCCGAGTTTCAGACGATGCCCGGCCTCGTCGCCGAAGCTCGCGACCTCGCCCCGGAAGGTTCCCGTCCTTCAGTCCTGCTCCTTAGCGCGACGCTGGGCCAACGCTCAGTCGACGTCCTGCAGCGCTTGTTCGGCACAGAGGACTCGGAGTTCGTGTGGGGCACTGAACTGCGTGCCGAACCGGCGATCTTTGTCGACCGGGCAGACACCGAGGCCACGCGCCGCCGCGCCATCTTGAATGCGGTGGATGCACTTCCAAAGCCGCTGATTCTGTACACGACACGTGTCCGGGACGCGCAGGAATGGGTCACCCTCCTCAAAGCCGCGGGCTATCGCCGGGTAGCCGGCATCACAGGCGCGTCGACGGAGCACGAACGAGCCGAGGTCGTGGAGTCCGTGCGAGGTGTTCGGTACGACGGCCGTCGTACCGCGACCACGGTCGACGTCGTCGTGGGCACCTCAGCATTCGGGCTCGGGCTGGACCTTCCGAACGTGCGTAGCGTCCTACATGCATGCGTGCCCGAAACCATTGACAGGTACTACCAGGAAGTTGGTCGAGGCGGCCGAGACGGACGGCCCACGGTTGCCTACCTGTGCGAGGCCCCGGGAGACCGCGACGTCGCCAAGCGCTTGAACTCGGCGGTTCTCATCGGCGATGAGAAAGGCTGGAGTCGGTGGCAAGACCTTCTCCGCCAAGGCAAAAACGTCTCCGGCCTGAGGTATCGGGTCAACAGGAGTGTCGTCCCTGCGTACCTCCCCGAGGGGTTCAACGAGAGCGCACAGTGGAACGTTCGCACTCTTACGCTCATGGCACAGGCAGGGGCGATTCGATTCCAGGTTCCACGCTGGAACGATGGCGGCATCGACGGCGAGACTGATCGCGACACGTTCTATGAGTCGGTGCAGGACCTCCTCGAGTTCGAGTTGACAAATGGGGAGCTCCTCAACCACTCCGGTTGGACGGGAGCCACGGAGCGACTTCGGTCCGAACTTCGGTCCTCCCAAGAACTCGCGCTGCGGGCGATGCTTGACGTGGTGGACGGCCATCGCTGTGTCGGACGGATTCTGGCCAGTCACTACCGCGTCCGGTATCGCGGTGGCTTGCTCTCGACAGCACCACGATGCCGAGGATGCCCGCACTGCCGGACGAACCCTGACACCGCGCCCGGCCTGAATGCGCCCGAACCAAGCCCGACACTCCCGAGAGTCGGGACGCCGACGGACCCCTTGCAAGCGTGGCGCGGAGGATCGCCCTCGGCTTTCGTTTGGTACGGGGCCGGCGAACGACCCGACGCCATCCTCACGCGGTTGGCTCAGCGCGGGCTGCGACTGTTCGCGGGTCTGTCGATCCAAGAGGCCGATGCCCTCCAGCGAAGTGTGCCAACGTGTCCCGTGATCTTGGATGACCCTGAATCGGTCGTTCCGCTCATG